From a single Vibrio sp. BS-M-Sm-2 genomic region:
- a CDS encoding multidrug efflux SMR transporter, which translates to MSWFFLMMGVMAEALSHVALKATDGFSLSKPIPALLVISGHLAAFLFLSQAMKGMPVGVVHSLWAGLAIVTVSLISTFVYRQHLDTMVWIGMLFVAAGVVMINLSQGHSH; encoded by the coding sequence ATGAGCTGGTTTTTCTTAATGATGGGCGTGATGGCGGAAGCACTTTCTCACGTAGCACTTAAAGCAACCGACGGTTTCAGTTTGTCTAAACCCATCCCTGCTCTATTGGTAATTTCAGGACACTTGGCGGCATTTCTATTTTTGAGCCAAGCAATGAAAGGGATGCCAGTTGGGGTGGTTCACTCTTTATGGGCGGGCTTGGCTATCGTAACCGTGAGCTTGATTTCTACATTTGTTTACCGCCAGCACCTCGATACTATGGTGTGGATTGGTATGTTATTTGTGGCAGCAGGTGTTGTGATGATCAACCTATCTCAAGGTCACTCGCACTAG
- a CDS encoding S-(hydroxymethyl)glutathione dehydrogenase/class III alcohol dehydrogenase, protein MTIEIKPGQTHIKSKAMVAWAAGEPLKMEEVDVQLPKAGEVLVRIVATGVCHTDAFTLSGDDPEGIFPSILGHEGGGIVEMIGEGVTSVEIGDHVIPLYTAECGECKFCKSGKTNLCQAVRETQGKGLMPDGTSRFSINGETIFHYMGCSTFSEYTVLPEISLAKVSKEAPLEEVCLLGCGVTTGMGAVLNTAKVEKGDNVAVFGLGGIGLSAIIGARMAGADRIIGVDINESKFELAKQLGATDCINPTKFDKPIQDVIVEMTDGGVEYSFECIGNVNVMRQALECCHKGWGESVIIGVAGAGQEISTRPFQLVTGRVWRGSAFGGVKGRSELPEIVNRYMAGEFGLQEFITHTMGLQDVNEAFDLMHKGESIRTVLHMDK, encoded by the coding sequence ATGACAATCGAAATTAAACCTGGTCAAACTCATATCAAATCAAAAGCAATGGTTGCATGGGCAGCTGGCGAGCCACTAAAAATGGAAGAAGTTGATGTACAACTTCCTAAAGCTGGTGAGGTTCTAGTTCGCATCGTTGCTACTGGTGTTTGTCACACTGATGCATTCACTCTTTCAGGTGACGATCCAGAAGGTATCTTCCCTTCTATTCTTGGTCACGAAGGTGGCGGTATCGTTGAGATGATCGGCGAAGGCGTTACAAGTGTTGAAATTGGCGACCACGTTATCCCACTTTACACAGCTGAATGTGGCGAATGTAAGTTCTGTAAATCTGGTAAAACTAACCTATGCCAAGCCGTTCGTGAAACGCAAGGTAAAGGCCTGATGCCAGACGGTACAAGCCGCTTCTCTATCAATGGCGAAACAATCTTCCATTACATGGGTTGCTCTACTTTCTCTGAGTACACGGTACTTCCAGAAATCTCACTAGCGAAAGTAAGCAAAGAAGCACCACTTGAAGAAGTTTGTCTTCTAGGTTGTGGTGTAACTACGGGTATGGGCGCGGTATTGAACACAGCTAAAGTTGAAAAAGGCGACAACGTTGCTGTATTCGGCCTAGGCGGTATCGGTCTTTCTGCAATCATTGGTGCTCGCATGGCTGGTGCTGACCGCATCATCGGTGTTGATATCAACGAGAGCAAATTCGAGCTAGCAAAACAGCTTGGCGCGACTGACTGCATCAACCCGACTAAATTCGACAAGCCAATCCAAGACGTTATCGTTGAGATGACAGACGGTGGTGTTGAGTACTCTTTTGAGTGTATTGGTAACGTAAACGTGATGCGTCAAGCACTTGAGTGCTGCCACAAAGGTTGGGGCGAATCAGTCATCATTGGTGTTGCGGGTGCAGGCCAAGAGATCTCAACTCGTCCATTCCAACTAGTGACTGGTCGTGTATGGCGTGGTTCTGCTTTCGGTGGTGTTAAAGGCCGCTCTGAGCTTCCAGAAATCGTTAACCGTTACATGGCAGGTGAGTTTGGTCTTCAAGAGTTCATCACTCACACTATGGGTCTGCAAGACGTAAACGAAGCATTCGACCTAATGCACAAAGGTGAATCTATCCGTACTGTTCTACACATGGATAAATAA
- a CDS encoding tetratricopeptide repeat protein has product MKKAVSLYTKAAQQGLATAQYNLGSMYAEGKGVAKNDKTSYMWLKLAQYNGKEGMQNDFDIMTKRMTLIDVNEAKKRAKICLESDYIRCD; this is encoded by the coding sequence ATGAAAAAAGCGGTGTCTTTGTACACAAAGGCAGCTCAGCAAGGACTTGCGACAGCTCAATACAATCTTGGATCAATGTACGCAGAAGGTAAAGGTGTGGCTAAAAACGATAAAACATCTTACATGTGGTTAAAATTAGCTCAATATAATGGCAAGGAAGGGATGCAAAACGACTTCGATATAATGACTAAAAGAATGACATTAATCGATGTCAATGAGGCGAAAAAAAGAGCTAAAATATGTTTGGAATCTGATTACATTCGATGTGATTAA
- a CDS encoding multidrug efflux SMR transporter, which yields MGRKLSAYFLVVDSNMLLSLTPSVMLSLAIMLEVVATSLLPKTQQFTSLPATAAVLVGYGCAFYLLSLTVQTMSLGVAYAIWCGAGIVLVAALSWLVYGQKLDIFAIIGIALILAGVVIINLFSTSVSH from the coding sequence ATGGGGCGTAAGCTTTCCGCCTATTTTCTCGTTGTAGACTCAAACATGCTTTTATCTCTTACGCCCTCAGTGATGCTGTCACTCGCTATTATGCTTGAAGTTGTCGCCACTTCTCTATTACCTAAAACACAACAGTTTACTTCTCTACCCGCCACTGCCGCAGTGCTAGTCGGTTATGGCTGTGCCTTTTATCTGTTGTCTCTCACGGTGCAAACCATGTCTTTGGGTGTGGCGTATGCGATTTGGTGTGGGGCAGGGATTGTATTAGTCGCAGCATTGTCTTGGCTGGTCTACGGGCAAAAACTCGATATCTTCGCGATCATCGGTATCGCTTTGATTCTGGCAGGTGTTGTGATTATTAACTTGTTTTCGACGTCGGTGAGTCATTAG
- a CDS encoding tetratricopeptide repeat protein, whose amino-acid sequence MRILIFLIVSISLAGCTQDRHQEDIEAKKAAYFQQAEQGDAHGQFNLGVMYEDGKGVSQDDTQAVSWYRKAAEQGHARAQTNLGRMYKKGRGVSQDYEEAVSWYKKAAEQGEASAQNNLGWMYDEGRGVSQDDKEAVSWYRKAAEQGYARAQTNLGWMYENGRGVSQDDKEAVSWYRKAAEQGYVRAQTNLGWMYEKGIGVSLDNKEAVSWYRKAAEQGHARAQNNLGVMYEEGRGVSQDYKEAVSWYRKAAEQGNATAQNNLGVMYEKGRGVSQNDKEAVSWYRKAAEQGDASAQNNLGIMYDEGTGVSQGDKEAVSWYRQAAEQGYARAQTNLGWMYADGTGVSQDYKEAVSWYQKAAAQGYARAQTKLGWMYVEGTGVSQDDKEAVLWFRKAAEQGHALAQNNLGAMYAEGRGVSQNYEEAVYWYRKAAERGHALAQNNLGTMYAEGRGVSQNYEEAVSWYRKAIEQGAMDAQYNLGLSYERGVGVIQDYEEAVLWFRKAAEQGHALAQNNLGSMYVEGRGISQNYEEAVSWYRKATEQGLALAQNNLGVMHEKGLGVSQDYKEAVSWYKKAVEQGYALAQNNLGVMYGEGRGVSRDDKEAVFWYKKAAEQGVVDAQHNLGMSYEQGAGVSQDDKEAVYWYEKAAEQGHARSQNHLGWMYDEGIGVSQDDKEAVSWYGKAAKQGLATAQNNLGVMYAEGRGVSQDYKEAVSWYRKAMEQGDVDAQNNLGVMYAKGTGVSRDEKSGVFVHKGSSARTCDSSIQSWINVRRR is encoded by the coding sequence ATGCGAATTTTAATTTTCTTAATAGTTTCTATTAGCTTGGCTGGGTGCACTCAAGATCGACATCAAGAAGATATTGAAGCAAAAAAAGCTGCATACTTTCAACAGGCAGAGCAAGGGGACGCTCATGGTCAATTTAATCTAGGCGTTATGTATGAAGACGGAAAAGGTGTATCTCAGGACGATACACAAGCAGTGTCTTGGTATAGAAAGGCCGCAGAGCAAGGGCATGCAAGAGCTCAAACCAATTTAGGACGGATGTACAAAAAAGGCAGAGGTGTTTCCCAAGATTATGAAGAGGCGGTGTCTTGGTATAAAAAGGCAGCTGAGCAGGGGGAGGCGAGCGCTCAAAACAATTTAGGATGGATGTACGACGAAGGCCGAGGTGTCTCTCAAGATGATAAAGAGGCGGTGTCTTGGTATAGAAAGGCCGCTGAGCAGGGGTACGCTAGAGCTCAAACCAATTTAGGATGGATGTACGAAAATGGCCGAGGTGTCTCTCAAGATGACAAAGAGGCGGTGTCTTGGTATAGAAAGGCCGCTGAACAGGGGTATGTAAGAGCTCAAACTAACTTAGGATGGATGTACGAAAAAGGCATCGGTGTTTCCTTAGATAACAAAGAAGCGGTGTCTTGGTATAGAAAGGCCGCTGAGCAAGGACATGCGAGAGCTCAAAACAATCTAGGCGTTATGTACGAAGAAGGCCGAGGTGTTTCTCAGGACTATAAAGAAGCGGTATCTTGGTATAGAAAGGCCGCTGAGCAGGGGAACGCGACAGCTCAAAACAATCTTGGCGTTATGTACGAAAAAGGCCGAGGTGTATCTCAAAATGACAAAGAGGCGGTGTCTTGGTATAGAAAGGCCGCTGAGCAGGGTGATGCGAGCGCCCAAAACAATCTAGGCATTATGTACGACGAAGGCACAGGCGTTTCTCAAGGTGATAAAGAGGCGGTGTCTTGGTATAGACAGGCCGCAGAGCAAGGGTATGCGAGAGCTCAAACCAATTTAGGATGGATGTACGCCGATGGCACAGGTGTTTCTCAAGATTATAAAGAGGCGGTATCTTGGTATCAAAAGGCGGCAGCGCAGGGGTATGCAAGAGCTCAAACCAAGTTAGGATGGATGTACGTCGAGGGCACAGGTGTTTCTCAAGATGATAAAGAGGCGGTGTTGTGGTTTAGAAAGGCCGCTGAGCAAGGGCATGCGCTAGCTCAAAACAATCTAGGTGCTATGTACGCAGAAGGCCGAGGTGTTTCTCAAAATTATGAAGAAGCGGTGTATTGGTATAGAAAGGCCGCAGAGCGAGGACACGCGCTAGCTCAAAACAATCTAGGCACCATGTACGCAGAAGGCCGAGGTGTTTCTCAAAATTATGAAGAAGCGGTGTCTTGGTATAGAAAAGCCATTGAGCAGGGTGCTATGGATGCTCAATATAATCTTGGATTGTCTTACGAACGAGGTGTGGGTGTAATTCAAGATTATGAAGAAGCGGTGTTGTGGTTTAGAAAGGCCGCTGAGCAAGGGCATGCGCTAGCTCAAAACAATCTAGGCAGCATGTACGTAGAAGGTCGAGGTATCTCTCAAAATTATGAAGAAGCAGTATCTTGGTATAGAAAAGCCACTGAGCAAGGACTTGCGCTAGCTCAAAACAATCTAGGCGTTATGCACGAAAAAGGCCTAGGTGTTTCTCAGGACTATAAAGAAGCGGTGTCTTGGTATAAAAAGGCTGTCGAGCAAGGATATGCGCTAGCTCAAAACAATCTAGGCGTTATGTACGGAGAAGGCCGAGGTGTTTCCCGAGATGATAAAGAAGCGGTGTTTTGGTATAAAAAGGCCGCTGAGCAGGGGGTTGTAGATGCTCAACATAACCTTGGAATGTCTTACGAGCAAGGTGCGGGTGTTTCTCAAGACGATAAAGAAGCGGTGTATTGGTATGAAAAGGCTGCAGAGCAGGGGCATGCGAGATCTCAAAACCATTTAGGGTGGATGTACGATGAAGGCATCGGTGTTTCTCAAGATGATAAAGAGGCGGTGTCTTGGTACGGAAAGGCCGCTAAGCAAGGACTTGCGACAGCTCAAAACAATCTAGGCGTTATGTACGCAGAAGGTCGAGGTGTTTCTCAGGACTATAAAGAGGCGGTGTCTTGGTATAGAAAGGCCATGGAGCAGGGTGATGTAGATGCTCAAAACAATCTAGGTGTTATGTACGCAAAGGGCACCGGTGTTTCTCGAGATGAAAAAAGCGGTGTCTTTGTACACAAAGGCAGCTCAGCAAGGACTTGCGACAGCTCAATACAATCTTGGATCAATGTACGCAGAAGGTAA
- a CDS encoding aldehyde dehydrogenase family protein, translating to MIYAQPGSDNAVVNFKAQYDNFIGGEWVKPVSGEYFDNTSPVNGQVYCQVARSTKADISLALDAAHAARASWASTSVTERSNILLKIADRIEANLEEIAVAETWENGKPVRETLAADIPLVVDHFRYFAGCIRAQEGSAAELDSNTASYHFPEPIGVVGQIIPWNFPILMAAWKLAPALAAGCCVVMKPAEQTPTSILVMMEKIADLLPAGVVNIVNGFGSEAGQALATSDRLAKLAFTGSTEVGHHILKCAAESLIPSTVELGGKSPNIYFPDIFNHEDEYLDKCVEGMLLAFFNQGEVCTCPSRVLIHESVYDKFIAKVVERAQTIKQGNPLDTDTQVGAQASKEQFDKILSYLEIGRQEGAKVLTGGEIAQQPDDLGNGYYIQPTMLEGHNKMRVFQEEIFGPVIAVTTFKDEAEALEIANDTEYGLGAGVWTRDANLAYRMGRNIEAGRIWVNCYHAYPAHAAFGGYKKSGIGRETHKMMLDHYQNTKNLLISYDTNPLGFF from the coding sequence ATGATTTACGCACAGCCGGGTAGTGATAACGCAGTGGTGAACTTTAAAGCGCAATACGATAACTTTATCGGTGGCGAATGGGTGAAGCCTGTCAGCGGCGAGTATTTTGATAACACTTCCCCAGTGAATGGTCAGGTGTATTGCCAAGTGGCACGCTCAACCAAGGCCGACATTAGCTTGGCACTTGATGCGGCGCATGCAGCTCGTGCAAGTTGGGCTTCGACCAGTGTGACTGAGCGCTCTAACATCCTGCTTAAAATTGCCGACCGCATTGAAGCGAACCTTGAAGAAATCGCGGTCGCTGAAACATGGGAAAACGGCAAGCCTGTGCGAGAAACCTTAGCGGCAGATATTCCTTTGGTTGTCGATCACTTCCGTTATTTCGCGGGTTGTATCCGAGCGCAAGAAGGCAGCGCAGCTGAGCTCGATTCAAACACCGCAAGCTACCACTTCCCTGAGCCAATTGGTGTAGTAGGGCAGATCATTCCTTGGAACTTCCCGATTTTAATGGCGGCTTGGAAACTGGCACCAGCACTGGCAGCAGGCTGTTGTGTGGTGATGAAGCCAGCCGAGCAAACACCGACGTCGATCTTGGTGATGATGGAGAAGATCGCCGACCTTCTGCCTGCAGGCGTGGTCAACATCGTGAATGGTTTTGGTAGCGAAGCGGGCCAAGCATTAGCAACCAGCGATCGTTTGGCGAAGCTAGCCTTTACCGGTTCAACAGAAGTCGGCCACCACATATTGAAATGTGCCGCAGAAAGCTTGATTCCATCAACGGTTGAGCTTGGCGGTAAGTCTCCAAACATCTACTTCCCAGACATCTTTAACCATGAAGATGAATACCTAGATAAGTGTGTCGAAGGCATGCTGCTTGCGTTCTTCAACCAAGGTGAAGTGTGTACTTGTCCATCACGTGTGTTGATTCATGAATCGGTATACGACAAGTTCATCGCGAAAGTAGTCGAGCGTGCTCAAACTATTAAACAAGGTAACCCGCTAGATACTGATACGCAGGTTGGCGCACAAGCTTCAAAAGAGCAGTTTGATAAGATCTTGAGCTACCTAGAAATTGGTCGTCAAGAAGGTGCGAAAGTGCTAACAGGTGGTGAAATCGCGCAGCAACCAGATGATCTCGGTAATGGTTATTACATTCAGCCAACCATGTTGGAAGGGCACAACAAGATGCGAGTCTTCCAAGAAGAGATCTTCGGCCCTGTTATCGCGGTAACGACGTTTAAAGATGAAGCAGAAGCGCTAGAGATTGCCAATGACACCGAATATGGCTTGGGTGCAGGCGTGTGGACGCGTGATGCAAACCTAGCGTATCGCATGGGGCGCAACATTGAAGCGGGTCGTATTTGGGTGAACTGTTACCACGCTTATCCAGCACATGCCGCGTTTGGTGGTTATAAGAAATCAGGCATCGGCCGTGAGACACACAAGATGATGCTCGACCACTACCAAAATACTAAGAACCTATTGATCAGCTACGATACTAATCCGTTGGGCTTCTTCTAA
- a CDS encoding sigma-54-dependent Fis family transcriptional regulator, with amino-acid sequence MHLQQANTSDWLSSSWHRSTEAGLKQRRLPEDIRLPQSILKQRRHQSSDLINIVERNALPLFNQMFARTDSRLILTDIEGVILASWGQERFKEKLTSIALSSGVCWQEQLKGTNAIGTAIVEAKPVSIIGEQHFIHQHRFISCSASPVFDHQGQMVGVLDITSEQQQHDSSVQLLVQNMVQLVENQLLSHIPQGTTRIDLACEKSLLHSGWQGIVIANEAGEVVAHNQVASQLLDQTSIVGECIDTLFNRTSLDTPFVFEKQHLKQPTTKRTRSISASCDLHHGEQKIEHAWQQANKVIDKGISLLILGETGVGKGEFVKALHKQSQRKSSPLVAVNCGALPKDLIESELFGYAPGAFTGASHKGFQGKIRQADKGILFLDEIADMPLEAQCRLLHVLQDKSVVPVGSNQSYQVDCQIIAATHKNLEQLVATGEFRQDLFYRLNGLAFTLPSLQHRQDKHALIEHIHSKYAEDEQTICPHLMSLLCAYSWPGNIRELDNLLKVTALLASDVPQVTLEHVPSHLAQHLTSLAQDSHHQITASRIIEGKSNADLRSTVEETLLQTYQANQGNISKTSRILGISRNTIYRKLKSLGILQ; translated from the coding sequence ATGCACCTTCAACAAGCAAACACCTCAGATTGGCTTTCGTCCTCTTGGCACCGCAGCACAGAAGCGGGTCTAAAACAGAGACGACTTCCCGAAGACATTCGCCTGCCACAATCGATTCTTAAACAGCGACGACATCAATCTTCTGACTTAATCAACATCGTCGAACGCAATGCGCTGCCTTTGTTTAATCAGATGTTTGCACGCACCGACAGTCGTTTGATTTTGACCGACATTGAAGGAGTGATTCTGGCAAGTTGGGGACAGGAGCGGTTTAAGGAGAAGCTGACATCAATTGCACTCAGCTCTGGAGTCTGTTGGCAGGAACAACTGAAAGGCACCAACGCGATTGGCACCGCCATTGTTGAAGCCAAGCCAGTATCCATCATTGGCGAACAACACTTCATCCACCAGCATCGATTTATCAGCTGTTCAGCAAGCCCGGTGTTCGATCATCAAGGCCAGATGGTTGGCGTATTGGACATCACCAGTGAGCAGCAACAACACGACAGTTCCGTCCAATTACTGGTTCAAAATATGGTTCAGCTTGTTGAGAACCAGCTACTGAGCCACATCCCACAAGGCACCACTCGAATCGATCTTGCGTGTGAGAAATCTTTACTACACAGTGGTTGGCAAGGGATAGTGATAGCCAATGAGGCTGGCGAAGTAGTGGCGCACAATCAGGTCGCCTCTCAGCTGCTGGATCAAACCTCGATCGTCGGCGAATGCATAGATACCCTCTTCAACCGAACCTCATTAGACACGCCCTTTGTATTTGAGAAACAGCATCTCAAACAACCAACCACCAAACGCACGCGCTCCATTTCAGCATCGTGCGATTTGCACCATGGCGAACAAAAGATAGAACACGCTTGGCAGCAAGCTAATAAGGTTATCGATAAAGGGATCAGCCTATTAATCTTAGGAGAAACGGGCGTTGGAAAAGGCGAATTTGTTAAAGCATTACACAAGCAAAGCCAGCGTAAATCGTCGCCTTTAGTGGCGGTAAACTGTGGGGCGCTGCCGAAAGATCTTATCGAATCTGAGCTGTTTGGCTACGCGCCGGGCGCATTTACTGGCGCAAGCCACAAAGGATTCCAAGGCAAGATCCGTCAAGCAGACAAGGGCATTCTATTTTTGGATGAGATCGCCGACATGCCATTGGAGGCTCAATGTCGATTGCTGCATGTTCTGCAAGACAAATCCGTGGTCCCTGTGGGTTCGAACCAAAGCTACCAAGTCGATTGTCAGATCATCGCCGCGACTCATAAAAACTTAGAACAGTTGGTCGCTACGGGGGAATTTCGACAAGATCTCTTTTACCGCCTGAATGGCTTGGCCTTTACTCTGCCAAGCCTGCAACACCGACAAGACAAACACGCCTTAATCGAGCACATTCACAGTAAGTACGCGGAAGACGAACAGACAATCTGCCCGCACTTAATGAGCTTACTATGCGCTTATTCTTGGCCGGGTAATATCCGAGAATTAGATAACTTACTGAAGGTTACCGCCCTACTCGCGAGCGACGTACCACAAGTCACTCTAGAACATGTACCAAGCCACCTTGCTCAGCACCTCACCTCTTTAGCTCAAGATAGTCATCATCAGATTACTGCTTCTCGTATCATCGAAGGTAAGTCAAATGCTGACTTAAGAAGTACCGTTGAAGAGACCTTGCTACAAACCTATCAAGCCAACCAAGGTAATATCAGCAAGACATCCCGAATACTGGGCATCAGCCGTAATACTATTTATCGAAAACTAAAGAGTTTGGGGATTCTTCAATGA
- a CDS encoding NUDIX domain-containing protein, protein MEFTLDKFNGIVIDPATAPHDADSFNAELSQITEFSKQNNKGIIWISLPISLSHLISVATELGFVFHNCLEDEITLIHKSEIVEFVPFIPTHTLGAGALITNEHNQVLMIKEHGMTGYKLPGGHIELGEGIEESVVRETLEETGIEATFVSVVGMATRHPYQFGKSNLYFICHLIAQTQEIAIQDTDEIAEAKWIDVEEYINNPDSYPFNRQLVGTLIGKQGLELTQLEGNYGPVHKPEIFFSQS, encoded by the coding sequence GTGGAATTTACGCTCGACAAATTTAACGGCATCGTCATCGACCCAGCAACAGCCCCTCACGATGCTGACTCATTCAATGCCGAACTCAGCCAGATCACCGAATTTTCAAAGCAGAATAACAAAGGCATCATTTGGATTAGCTTGCCTATTTCACTCTCGCACCTTATTTCAGTGGCGACTGAACTTGGCTTTGTGTTTCACAACTGTTTGGAAGACGAAATTACACTGATCCATAAATCCGAAATTGTCGAGTTCGTGCCTTTCATCCCTACCCACACCTTGGGTGCTGGCGCGTTGATCACCAACGAACACAACCAAGTGCTGATGATCAAAGAGCATGGCATGACAGGCTACAAATTACCTGGCGGCCATATTGAGTTGGGTGAAGGCATTGAAGAGTCTGTGGTTCGAGAAACCTTGGAAGAGACTGGCATCGAAGCCACATTCGTTTCTGTGGTTGGCATGGCGACAAGACACCCGTATCAATTCGGCAAATCAAACCTCTACTTTATTTGTCACCTTATCGCTCAAACTCAAGAGATTGCGATTCAAGACACTGATGAAATTGCAGAAGCTAAATGGATTGATGTTGAAGAGTATATTAACAACCCCGACAGCTACCCGTTTAACCGCCAATTGGTCGGTACTCTGATCGGAAAGCAAGGTTTAGAGCTCACTCAGCTAGAAGGCAACTATGGCCCGGTCCACAAGCCCGAGATCTTCTTTTCGCAAAGCTAA
- the fghA gene encoding S-formylglutathione hydrolase → MTIENISQAKVAGGWHKQYTHFSATLDCNMRFAIFLPPNASKENPVPVLYWLSGLTCTDENFMQKAGAFKAAAEQGIAIVAPDTSPRGEGVADDENYDLGQGAGFYVNATQVPWDSHYHMYDYVVTELPALIESFFPVTSVKSISGHSMGGHGALTIGIKNEDSYRSISAFSPITNPMQCPWGQKAFNQYLGLDIEEWKHYDASELLKTKGTKLPMLVDQGEADNFLIEQLKPEQLVEAAKVTNADLELRIQPGYDHSYYFISSFIDEHIEFHAAYLNK, encoded by the coding sequence ATGACAATCGAAAACATTAGCCAAGCAAAGGTTGCTGGTGGTTGGCACAAACAATACACCCACTTTTCTGCAACGCTTGACTGCAACATGCGTTTTGCGATTTTCTTGCCGCCTAACGCAAGCAAAGAAAACCCAGTTCCTGTTTTGTATTGGTTATCAGGCTTAACCTGTACCGATGAAAACTTCATGCAAAAAGCCGGCGCGTTCAAAGCTGCGGCTGAGCAAGGCATTGCTATTGTTGCACCTGATACTAGCCCACGCGGCGAAGGCGTTGCCGACGATGAAAACTACGATCTCGGCCAAGGTGCAGGCTTCTATGTGAATGCCACTCAAGTACCATGGGACAGCCATTACCATATGTACGATTACGTGGTAACAGAGCTTCCAGCCTTGATTGAGTCTTTCTTCCCTGTGACTTCAGTGAAGTCGATTTCTGGTCACAGCATGGGCGGACACGGTGCCCTAACGATTGGTATTAAGAACGAAGATAGCTACCGTTCTATCTCCGCATTCAGCCCAATCACCAACCCAATGCAATGCCCTTGGGGACAAAAAGCATTCAACCAATATCTAGGCTTAGATATTGAAGAGTGGAAGCACTACGATGCCTCTGAGCTTCTAAAAACCAAAGGCACGAAGCTGCCAATGTTGGTTGACCAAGGTGAAGCCGATAACTTCTTGATTGAGCAGCTTAAGCCTGAGCAATTAGTCGAAGCGGCTAAGGTAACCAATGCCGATTTAGAGCTACGTATACAGCCAGGTTACGACCACAGCTACTACTTCATCTCTAGCTTTATTGATGAACACATTGAGTTCCATGCAGCTTACCTAAACAAGTAG